A section of the Pseudomonas tritici genome encodes:
- a CDS encoding methionine ABC transporter permease: protein MWFDRLVQGAIDTLLMVGVSSLIALLVGIPLAVFLVTSDKGGIYQAPALNRVLGAFVNLFRSIPFLILMVALIPFTRLIVGTTYGVWAAVVPLTIAATPFFARIAEVSLREVDHGLIEAAQAMGCRRWHIIWHVLLPEALPGIVGGFTITLVTMINSSAMAGAIGAGGLGDIAYRYGYQRFDTQIMLTVIVLLVILVAVIQLGGDRLARVLNKR, encoded by the coding sequence ATGTGGTTTGATCGTTTAGTGCAGGGCGCCATCGACACCTTGTTGATGGTCGGTGTGTCGTCGCTGATCGCGTTGCTGGTGGGAATTCCACTGGCGGTGTTCCTGGTCACCAGCGACAAGGGCGGCATTTACCAAGCCCCGGCGCTGAACCGCGTGCTGGGGGCGTTCGTCAATCTGTTCCGCTCGATTCCGTTCTTGATCCTGATGGTGGCATTGATCCCGTTCACCCGATTGATCGTCGGCACCACCTACGGCGTGTGGGCGGCGGTCGTGCCATTGACCATCGCCGCCACGCCATTTTTTGCACGGATTGCCGAGGTGAGCCTGCGTGAGGTTGACCACGGCCTGATCGAAGCCGCGCAAGCCATGGGCTGCCGACGCTGGCACATCATCTGGCACGTGCTGCTGCCGGAAGCGTTGCCGGGAATTGTCGGCGGGTTCACCATCACCCTGGTGACCATGATCAACTCGTCCGCCATGGCCGGGGCGATTGGCGCGGGCGGTTTGGGTGACATCGCCTACCGCTACGGTTATCAGCGCTTCGATACGCAGATCATGCTGACGGTGATCGTGCTGCTGGTGATTCTGGTGGCGGTGATTCAGTTGGGTGGGGATCGGTTGGCGCGGGTGTTGAACAAGCGGTGA
- a CDS encoding class I SAM-dependent methyltransferase yields MTLKPDDLDQITATTLGHYNTVAEDFREGTRDHDVSQNIDALLRHIQGSAPFTVLDFGCGPGRDLQTFTRMGHIAVGLDGSERFAQMAREDSGCEVLQQDFLKLDLPARRFDGIFANAVLFHIPKQELPRVLEQLHGSLKSGGVLFSSNPRGENREGWNGPRYGSYHDLEAWQSLLTAAGFDELEHYYRPAGLPREQQPWLASVWRKR; encoded by the coding sequence ATGACTCTCAAGCCCGACGACCTCGACCAGATCACCGCCACCACCCTTGGCCACTACAACACAGTGGCTGAGGATTTCCGCGAAGGCACCCGCGATCACGATGTGAGCCAGAACATCGACGCGCTGTTGCGGCATATCCAGGGCTCAGCGCCGTTTACCGTGCTGGATTTCGGCTGCGGGCCGGGGCGCGATTTGCAGACGTTTACGCGCATGGGGCATATCGCCGTGGGGCTTGATGGTTCGGAGCGGTTTGCGCAGATGGCGCGCGAAGACAGTGGCTGTGAAGTGTTGCAGCAGGATTTCCTCAAACTAGATCTGCCGGCCCGGCGCTTCGATGGAATCTTTGCCAATGCGGTGCTGTTTCACATTCCCAAGCAGGAATTACCGCGTGTGCTGGAGCAGCTTCACGGGTCGTTGAAATCAGGCGGAGTCTTGTTCAGCTCCAATCCACGCGGCGAAAACCGGGAAGGCTGGAACGGGCCACGGTATGGGTCTTATCACGACCTGGAGGCGTGGCAGTCACTGCTGACAGCGGCTGGGTTTGATGAGTTGGAGCATTACTACCGTCCCGCTGGGTTGCCTCGGGAGCAGCAACCGTGGCTGGCGAGTGTCTGGCGCAAACGCTGA